The DNA window GGGGACTGGGCCGCAGCGGCGTGCGGCGCGCCATTTTCGTGTGCGAGGAGCCGGGCGACTAATTGCTCGGTCAGCTCTTCGCCCACGCGCTGCGTTTTGGGCAGTGCTGCAGGTGTCGGGCGGACGAGTGCAGGTTCGGGGGCGATGTCGAGCGTGGCGCCGTCTGCGTCTTCGGCGGCTGGCTGCAGGCCTGCCTCGCGCAGTGCTCTTAACAGTTTGGGCAGGGGCAGATCGGAGACGGCCACGGTTGGGGCGAGTACCCGCAGTGGGGTGTGCTGGGCAGCGGTGGCGATGAGTGCCGGGTCGGCGCTGCGGAGGTAGCTCATCGCGTGGCCGGCGCGGATGGCACCGTGGGTGCGCGCGACGTCGTCAAGCAAAAAGCTCAAAGATTGGGGCACCTCGCCCAGAGTGTGCGCCTCGAGCCAGGTCTTGAGCTCCTCGGCGGTGCGGCCGGCGTCGAAGGCGCGGCGCACCGAGGCGTCGCTGACGCGCCACACGCTGGCCAGGCCGGGGGATTCGAGCTCGGCGAAGGACTCGAGGACCGCTGCCATCGCGGGAGGGAGGGGGCCGGGCGCGAGGATGGTCAGGTCGGCCTGGGCGATGACGGCGTCGATCTCGGCGGGGACGAGCTCGCGGGTCGCGGCGGCGACGTCTTCGCGCTCAAGCAGGGCGCGTAGGGGCGTGGACGGGGTGGGCGCGAGCGCACCGAACGTGCGGGCCTCACCGCAGAGGGCGGTGACGCGCTCTGGGCGCAGGCCCGCGGCGTCGAGTGGGGCGTAGAAGAGGAGCTGCTGCGGGTCGCCGCTGTGGCGGACCACCATCTCTTTAGCGCGGCGTAGGTCGGGTTCGCGGGATTCGGAATGCAGCAGTTTGGCGGTGTCGAGTCGCCAGGGGGAGGCGAGCCAGCCCGCGAGCAGGATCGCCCACTGGTCGGCGATCGTGGCGTCGCACCAGGAGAGCGCGTCCTTGGTGGCGGCGAGGCAGTCCTGCTCGTCGACCGGGCCGCAGCCGAGAAGTCCTGCCGCGTGGCCTACCGTGATGAGCAGACGGGTGTCGAAGCCGAGGGCTTTCTCCAACGCTGCGAGCGCGCGCACGCCCACGGAGCCGTCCTTGTTTAAGGCGACGGGGGAGCGCATGAGGAAAGTAAGTAGTTGGCGCATCTGGCGCACCGCTTCGAGCCCAGCGGCGGTGGCGTCGGCGTCGACCTTCGCCTGGTCCACTTCCTGCGTCGGGGGCGGGGTGAGCGGGTGCTCGCGCGGGGTGCGGCCACGGAGGGCCAGAAGCACGGGCTCGGGTAGGCGCACAGAGTGCTCGTTGTAGCGATCGATAAGGCCTGAAGCTAGAAGGCGCGCGGCCGGGGTTGTAGGATCCGCGTCCGGTGCCGCGGCCTTGGAGACGCCGATGCCGCCGCCCGCGGCCAGGGATTCGAGGACTTTGCGCTGGCGCTCGTCGAGGGCGGCGAGCTTTGCGTCTAAATCGGCAGGGATGCGGTCGGCGACGCGCCAGGCTGGAGGCAGCGGGGCGACCGCGCCGGGGGCGACGCGTACGTCACCCTCGTTGCCCGCGGGGTAGATGAGCGCGGCGTCGGTGAGGGCGGTGATGTCTTCTGCGGGGGTGGCGGGGGTGAGTTCCGCGCCGGCGTCGACAAGCGATTGCAGCGCGGCGAGCTCTGCGGCGTTCAGCGTGCGCAGCGCCCGTGCGGTGGAGGCGGACTGCGTCAGCCTGGTGGCGAGCGACGCCAGCGACGGCGGAGGCGGGAAGAACGCGTCCGGGCGCGCGGCGATGAGGCGGCGCAGGGAGTCGGGGGTGAGCTGTGCAAGTGCGTTGGCGAAGTCAGTCATGGTGCAAATTTGTAGTTTACGTGCGTTTTGTACGCGGACATGCAAGAATAAGTGGCATGGCTAAAGATGTACAGAAGATCGGCCGCGCAAACCCGGCGTGGCCCGAGCACACCCACGGTAATGGTCACCCTGTGACGGAGCTTTCTTCGAAGCTGGCGGGCGCTTCCAGCCCCTTCGGCGACGACCTGGTCCTGCCGATGCCGGCTGAGGAAACCGGCTACGTGCACACGACCACGCGCATCAACCGCTAAAAAGGGCTGCTCGTACCGCCTGCGGCGTGATTGCGCGCTGGCAGGCGGGTTTCGCATTCCTTAAAAAGTGCCTCCCCGGGTAAAGGGGAGGCACTTTTTCATGCGCGCAGCGAAAAGCGCCGCGGCCACGCGAGGTGCGTGCGCCGCGGCGCTTAAATACAGCCTTTGGTTTAGCGCAGTGCCTGTGCCTGGACCTGGGCGATGATGCCGTTGACGTTGCCGTTGAGGACAGCGTCGATCAGCGGCTGGTTCGCCTTGTAGAAGGCGTTGTAGTCGTGGCGGTTCGCGGCGTAGGTGGTGTGCACCTGTGCCGGCACGCCGATGCCAGCGTTGTTCAGGTTCGCCACGATCTGCTTGTACAGCTGGTCCACGGCAAGCGTGGTGTCCTGCTGTGCTGCCGGGGCGGCCGCCTCAGCAGCTGCCGGTGCCGGTGCGGGGGCCGGAGCCGGGGCTGCCTGCGCAGCCTGCGCGTCGCGGTTGGTCGGTGCGGAGTTCAGGCCGAGGCTTGCGGAGCAAGCCGGCCATGCGCCCCAGCCCTGCTGTGCGAGGGTGCGCTCTGCAACGATGATCTGCTGCTCGCGGGTAGCCTGGTCGGCGGTCGGGGCGAATTCGCCGCCGCCGTATGCCTGCCAGGTGCCGTAGTTGAACTGCAGGCCGCCGTAGTAGCCGTTGCCGGTGTTGATGTGCCAGTCGCCGCCGGCCTCGCAGCCTGCGAGACGGTCCCAGTCGGAGTCCGGGGCGGCAGATGCGTGCGGGGCCAGCGCGCCGACGCCGGTGAGGGCAGCCGCTGCTGCGGTGCCCGCAAGGGCCTTCTTGGCCGGGGAAGTGGTCTGCTTGGAGTGGCGTCCCATGATCGAAAAATCCTCTCTCGGTACTGCCTTTGCAGTGCTGTCGGTTTACGTTGCGGGTCAGCCTAGCGGTTTATAACGATTGAGTCACGTTATGGGCACGGTTTGTGACCGTCCGGGGTGGACTGTGGGGGAGCGACCGCTTAACGACGCTGGTCAGCGCGTTACAAAAAGATAACGTGATCTGCATCACGTTAGGTGTGGCTGTGGTGGAGGGGAGGAGGGAAGGTACCATCACCTCTTTCGTTATTGTGAAGGTAATGCCCCCGAGGTGGGCACGAGAAAAGTAAAGGAAGATGCAATATGCCTATTGGAAAGGTGAAGTGGTTCGACGCCGAGAAGGGCTTCGGCTTCGCATCCAACCCGGGTGAAGAGGACGTCTTCATCGGCAAGTCCGTCCTCCCCGACGGCGTAGAGGAGCTCGTCCCGGGCCAGCGCGTCGAATTCGACTTCGCGGCCGGCCGCAAGGGCCCGCAGGCGCTGCGCGTCAAGGTACTCGACAGTCCGAAGCGCCGCCCGGTACACCGGCACAAGCCGGAGCAGCTGGGCAGCATGCTCGCCGACGTCATGACGATGATTGAGACGCAGGTGCAGCCGGCGCTCACGCAGGGCCGCTACCCGGAGCGCAAAGAGGCGCGCCAGGTCGCAGAAATTCTGCGCGCCGTCGCCCGCGAGCTCGACGCTTAACGGGCAGCGCCGTTAAGCGTCGTTAAGCGCGACCGACCACGTGGCGAGGACAGGGATCTCTTCCCCGTCTTCGCCTTTATCTATCTCCAGGGCGGAGACCTCAGCGACGACCAAGCGCGCGCCAGTGTCGGTCACGGCGTCGATGGTGTGCTCGTTGGCTTCGTGGGATTGGAAGACCCTCTCGTCGTTGGCGGCCGGGTCGTCGTAAATGGCGAGCAGGCGCCACCCGGAGCTGGAGATCTCCTCCGGCACCGAAATGGTCAATTCCTTCGCCTCACCCGCGTCTATCGTGGGCGGCTCGCCCCCGTCGCACTGTTCATCGAGTGGGCAGACCGTGTACGGCGCAAGTTCCTCTGCGGCCTCGCCCGCGGACACCTCAACGCGGATATCGCGCACCGGAGTAGAGGGGCTGGTGCGCTGCCACTCCAAGAAGGCGTAAATGCCCGCAACCAGCACGATCACCCCCACCGCAATGACGGCGATCTGCTTGCCCCATGAACTCGCACCCGGTTTAGCCATAGTGGTCAGTCTAAACCAGCGCCGTTACTCGGCGGGTTCGAAGGTCACGCGGTACATATCCGGCCAGCGTTTGCCGGTGAAGAGGAACTCCTCGGTGTCCGACAGGTGCGCGATGCCGTTGAGGACGTTGTTGGGGTCATCCTCGGCGTTGTTGGGGAGCGCGGAGGCGTCGATAAGCGCGGTGACCTCGCCCGTGGTGGCGTCGATGCGCACGATATCGGTGGTGGTAAAGACGTTGGCGTAGACCGCGTCGCCGACGCATTCCAGCTCGTTGAGCCCGGCCACGGGCGCGCCGTTTGCGGTGACGGTAAATCTTTCTCGCTCCGCGAAAGTTTCCGGGTCGAGGCGGCGCAGCTCCGCCGAGCCGTCGGAGAAGATCAGCTCGTCCTGGCGCGCGCACAGTCCCCAGCCCTCGCCGTCGTAGGTGGCGCGGTCAGTCTCTTCCAGCGTATTCGCGTCCCGCCGCAGCGCGACACCGTCCTGCCAGGTCAGCTGCCAAACACTATCTCCGACCTGAGTAATACCCTCGCCGAAGAACTCCGGATCCAAGTCCACGGATGCCAGCTCGGCATCAGCGTTCTCAAGCGTGCGTCGGTAAATGCGCGACTGCCCCTCCTGCCCGGTGCCCACCAAAAGCGTGCCGTCCGCGGCCACCTCGAGGCCCTGGGTAAAGCTTGCCGAATCGAAGGGGTAGCGCTCCTGCACCACAGCGCGCAGCTTCTCGACGCCACCTGCCGACGCCCCCGGCTCGACACTGGCACAACCGCCGAGCGCGAGGGCGCACGCCGTAAGCACGCCGGTGACAGAAACGGGGAAAGAGAACTGATGCATGGCACCCATGATGCACCACCGTCGCACCGTCGTGAGACTCTCGCGCATAATGGGGGCGTGTCTCAATCCAGAAAACGATCCCGCAACCGGTCCAAGAAGCGTTCCCCACTGCTGAGCGATGTCGCCATCGCCACAGCGCGCGCCGCGCTCGAGGAGATCGCCGCGCCCGAGGAAATCGGGGAGCACATCGGCGTCGGAGGACTGAGCCAAAACGTGGCCACCCACCGCTTCGAGGCCAGTGTCCCCGGCTACGACGGCTGGGAGTGGAACGCCGTGATCGCCTGCGCCACCGGCTCGACCTGGGTGACCGTCAACGAAGTCGCGCTGATGCCTGCGGCCGGTGCGCTTGAAGCCCCCGATTGGGTGCCCTACTCGGAGCGGCTACGCCCGGGTGACCTCGGCCCCGGCGATATCCTCGAGCCCGCCCCGGACGACAACCGCATCACCGCGGACTCCTTCTCCCGCCACGCCATCGTCTTCCCCGGCCGCGAGACCAAGCACTACCTCACCGAGCAGGGCCTGTCGGAAGCGGAGAAGCGCTGGCGCACAGGCGAGTTCGGGCCCAACAGCGAGTTCGCAGAAAAGGCCACCCTGCACTGCCGCACCTGCGCCTTCTACGTGCCCATGGGGGAGCCGATCGGCGAGAACTTCGGCGTGTGCACCAACGAGTACTCCGCCGACGGGCGCGTGGTCGCCTCGTCCTACGGCTGCGGCGCGCACGCCGACACCACAGTGGACCTGATCTAAACCGCCACGCTAAACCGCCACCGCGCGCTGTTCGCGCAGCTCGTTGACCTCGCGGTGCGTGGGCAGGCGACCGCGCTCCACCCACTGCCGCGCCGGGCGGGAGGTGCCGTATTCCAACCAGGTGGTCACAAGGCGGGCCCCGTAGACCGGGTCGATGACCCAGACCTCGCTTGCAAGCAGGTCCGAGCGGATGAAGCCGCCCGGCAGGTTGGCGATTTCGACGCCCTGCCCGGCGAGGATCTCCAGCACGCCGTCGAGGGCGATTGAGGCGGAGGCGCGCTCGTGGCTGGAGATGTAGGCGCGGCCGTGCTGGAGCATCACGAGTGGGGCCATGATGGCGGAGACGACCCTCCCCGTGGCGTCGACAAGCAGGCCCTCATGCGCCGGAGTTTGCGCCAACGCGAAACGTTGCCACCCCAAGTCCGGTCCGGAGTAGGCGGGGCACGTGCGCTCGTCGCGGACGGGGCGTGCCGCTACCGTGATCTCTGTCGGGGCGGGCGGCAGCGGACGTAGCTCGAGTGAGGCGGTGCCGCCGTGGATTTCCATCACTGCGCGGCGAGTTCCAGCGACCATGCTCAGGCGCACCCGCAGTCGGTTGAGCTCCGCCGAGGAAACCCCCAACTCGCGGGCGGCGGTGGCGTAACGCTCGGCGTCAATGACGCGGCCCTCTTCCACGACAAAGCTGAAAGCGTGCACGAGGTTCCTTTCGGCGCAGCGACGTAAACGGACGTATTTGTACAAATTGGCAGTGAAGTGACAGGCTATGACACGTAAAATGGCAGCGGCCCTGCGCTGCGCCACCGCACAATTCAATCACCCGGAAAAGGGATAGGGGAGAAGAACTGACGTGAGTACCGTCACCTCTAATGCCACGCCACAAGGCGGGCTCGACCGATTCTTTCATATCAGCGAGCGGGGCTCCACTGTTGGCAGGGAGATCCGCGGCGGAGTGGTCACCTTCTTCGCCATGGCCTACATCGTCTTGCTGAACCCACTGATTCTGGGCACGAGCCCGGACCGCGAGGGCGTGGTGCTGGGCATCCCGCAGGTCGCGGCCGTGACTGCACTGGCCGCAGGCGTGATGAGCATCCTCTTCGGCGTGGTAGCCAAATACCCCTTCGGCATCGCCACCGGGCTGGGGCTGAACACGCTCGTGGCTGTCACGCTCGTCGGCCAGCAGGGGCTGACCTGGCCGGAGGCGATGGGGCTCGTGGTGATCGACGGCATCATCATCGTCCTGCTCGCCATCTCCGGGTTCCGCACTGCGGTGTTTAACGCAATTCCGGACTCGATGAAGGTTGCCATGAGCGTGGGCATCGGTATGTTCATTGCCATGATCGGCCTGGTGGACGCCGGTTTCGTCCGTCGTGTGCCGGACGAGGCGATGACCACGGTGCCGGTGCAGCTCGGCTTCGGTGGTTCGATCGCGTCGTGGCCCACCTTCGTCTTCATTGTTGGCCTGCTCATCTGCGGCTTCCTGGTGGCTCGCAACATCCCCGGCGGCCTGTTCATCGGCATCGTCGTGACCACGATCATTTCCCTGATCGTCGAGCACTTCGCCGGTGCCGGCTCTTCCGCAGAAGACCCGCACGGCTGGTCTTTGGCCGTGCCGGCGCTTCCGGACTCCTTCGGCGGTGTGCCGGATCTGTCGCTGGTGGGCAACGTGGACCTTGTCGGCGCCTTCATCCACCTCGGCGTCATCGCCGCCTCCCTGCTGGTGTTTACCCTTGTGCTGGCGAACTTCTTCGACGCCATGGGCACCATGACCGCACTCGGCCGCCAGGCCGAGGTCACCGACGAGCACGGCAACCTGCCGGACATGAAGCGCGCCCTGGTCGTCGAAGGCTTTGGCGCGGTGGTCGGCGGCGCGGCGTCGTCTTCCTCGAACACGGTATTCGTCGACTCCTCGGCCGGCATTGCCGACGGCGCGCGCACCGGCCTGGCCAACGTGGTCACCGGCATCTTGTTCCTCATCGCCATGTTCTTCACCCCGCTCTACGAGATGGTGCCCATCGAGGCCGCGGCTCCAGTGCTGGTCGTCGTGGGTGCGCTCATGATGATGCAGGTGGGCAACATCGAGTGGTCGCGTTTCGACGTCGCGTTCCCCGCCTTCCTCACCATCGTGGTCATGCCGCTGACTTACTCCATTGCTAACGGCATCGGTGTCGGCTTCATCGCGTTCACCGCCATGGCGCTGTTTACCGGTAAGACGAAGCACATCCACTGGATCATGTGGCTGATCTCCCTGCTGTTCGTGGTCTACTTTGCGCAGGGCCCGATCCTGGCGGCACTGAGCTAAATGCGCACGCGTATCGAGGATCCCCAGGACCCGCGCTTAGACGACATCCGCGACCTGAAGCACTCGGACAAGGAGAAGGGCCTGGTCTTCGCCGAAGGCCCGCTCGTGGCTGGCAGGCTCGTAGAGTCTCGCTTCCCCGTCCGCGCCGTCTACGGTTTCGGTGGCAGGCTGGAGTCCTTCCTCGAAGAGTACGGGGAGGAACTTACCCGCCGCGGCGTCCCGGTCTACGAGATCACCCGCCAGCTGATGGGCGAGGTTGCAGGCTACGACATGCACCGCGGCCTGCTCGCGTCTGCGGACAAGGCTCCGGAGCGCAGCGTCGCCGAGGTGATCGACGGCGCGAGTACCCTGGTCATCCTCGAGGGCGTGGGCGACCACGAGAACATCGGCTCCATCTTTAGAAACGCCGCAGGCATGGGCGTTGACGGCGTGCTCTTCGGCGCGGCGACCGCCGACCCGCTGTACCGACGCAGCGTGCGGGTGTCCATGGGGCACGTGCTGCGCACCCCGTTCGCGCACTTAGACGGCACCACGACCACGTGGCAGCGCTCCCTCAACGAGCTGAAAGACGCCGGCTGGTGGCTGGTTTCGCTCACCCCGGCCGACGACGCCGTGCTGCTGCACGAGGCCGTGGCGGGGCACGACAAGATTGCCTTCCTCGTTGGTGGGGAGGGGCCGGGGCTCACCCGGCACGCGATGGCGGCGACGCACGTGCGGGCGAAAATCCCCATGGCGCCGGGCACCGATTCGCTCAACGTGGCGACCTCGGCCGCGATCGCCTTCTACGAGGCGCAGCGCTAGCGGTCCGAGTGCCGGATCTTCTCCCGCACCGTGGCGGCGAGGCTGCGCACGCGTCGCGCGACGCCCCGCCCGACGCGCTTGGTCGCGGCGATGGAGGCGTCGGCAAGATCAGCGAACTCGTGGCCGCCCTCGTCCGGGTCTGGCAGCTCGTAGTCGTCGTAGTCCTTCTCCGAATCAGCGAAGCGCGCGGCGACCTCGTTCACGGTCTTCGTCCGCGGCTTCTGCGTGCGGATTCTCGGCTCTGGCCGGCCGTCGATGGCGTAGCCGACCACGTGCACATCCGGGCCCTGTGGGCTCACCGGCACCCCCAGCCAAGCCTCCTGCGCCGCGACAGCCAGATCCGCAGGCTCGAAAGGCAGCGAGATGCCCCCGAGCTGTTCGGCCTTCTCGCCAGCCCAGTAGGGGGCCTCGAAGGGATCAGGCAGGCCGATGTCCTCCAGCACCACCTCTCGCGTGGCTGTGAGCGCGCGGCGCACCGTGGTGCCCGAGTAGTGGGCAAAACCCGCGAAGTCGGAGTCGGTGCCGTGGGCGAAGACGTAGGTATCGCTCGCGGGCAGGGCCTCGCGCAGATACTCGGTGACCTCCGAGATTTTGTCCATATTCTCCACGAAAGTCTGCACTACGGCGACACCGGGGTAGCCGGCGATGTAGAACTCGTCGGCACCCGGCGTGGAAGAGCGGTTGAGCGGGAACTCACCGATCGGTGTGATCGGCCATGCCGGGTTGATCTGCGCGAGCAGCTTGCGCCCGAAGCCGCGGTCGGCCTTCGGCTCGGAATTGAGCACGCCTGCGGGGTCCGGCGTGCTGACAAACCACATGGTCACAATGGCGGGGTAGGACATAGGGGCATTCCTTCCGGCAGCTACTTGCGGGGCCGCTTCGTGTTCGTGCGAACGCCGAGCAGCACGTCCTCCCAGTGTGGGGTGACGGCCTTGCGGCGGCGCTTCTGCGGCTGCTCGCCGTCCGGGTGGCGCAGGAAGTCGCCCTCGGTGACGGTTCCTTCGGTGCCCCCGGTTTCCTCGGCACCGTCTGCGTCTGCGTCTGTTTCGGCCGTTTCTTCGCGGGCGGGGCTCGCGCTGCCGTCCCAGTCGTCCTCCCCGTGCGCGTCAACCGCAGTGAGGCTGCGCACCGGCTGCACAAAGTCCGGGTCGGTCAGGTCGGCGGCAACGGAGTTGCGGGCCTCGGTAGAGGCGGGCGAGCCCATGGAGCGCTTCAGCGTCCACTGCGCCTCGTTCTCCGTCAGCCCGGCCCGCCAGCGCAGGTGGACGACCCACGGCTCGCCCGGCTCGCGGGTGGCGTCCCACGCCGCGTCGGAAAGCGAATGCCCGCGGGCCGCGAACGCGGTCGCCAGAATCTCAAAGAGGGTCAGCTTCGCCGGGCCTTCGTCGCGCACCGGGTGCGACTGCTTCGCCGCCTCCGCGATCTGCATGCGCTCCAGCACGACAGGGTGCGAGTAGGTATCGACGCGGCTGACGGCCACTCCCATCTCGTCCGCCAGCTCCTGCGAGGTAGCGCCAGCGCGAATCCGCGCTTGGATCTCGCGCGGCGGCATGGTCAGCGGGTTGGTCAGC is part of the Corynebacterium imitans genome and encodes:
- a CDS encoding DUF2771 domain-containing protein, with translation MAKPGASSWGKQIAVIAVGVIVLVAGIYAFLEWQRTSPSTPVRDIRVEVSAGEAAEELAPYTVCPLDEQCDGGEPPTIDAGEAKELTISVPEEISSSGWRLLAIYDDPAANDERVFQSHEANEHTIDAVTDTGARLVVAEVSALEIDKGEDGEEIPVLATWSVALNDA
- a CDS encoding NCS2 family permease: MSTVTSNATPQGGLDRFFHISERGSTVGREIRGGVVTFFAMAYIVLLNPLILGTSPDREGVVLGIPQVAAVTALAAGVMSILFGVVAKYPFGIATGLGLNTLVAVTLVGQQGLTWPEAMGLVVIDGIIIVLLAISGFRTAVFNAIPDSMKVAMSVGIGMFIAMIGLVDAGFVRRVPDEAMTTVPVQLGFGGSIASWPTFVFIVGLLICGFLVARNIPGGLFIGIVVTTIISLIVEHFAGAGSSAEDPHGWSLAVPALPDSFGGVPDLSLVGNVDLVGAFIHLGVIAASLLVFTLVLANFFDAMGTMTALGRQAEVTDEHGNLPDMKRALVVEGFGAVVGGAASSSSNTVFVDSSAGIADGARTGLANVVTGILFLIAMFFTPLYEMVPIEAAAPVLVVVGALMMMQVGNIEWSRFDVAFPAFLTIVVMPLTYSIANGIGVGFIAFTAMALFTGKTKHIHWIMWLISLLFVVYFAQGPILAALS
- a CDS encoding DUF3027 domain-containing protein, which gives rise to MSQSRKRSRNRSKKRSPLLSDVAIATARAALEEIAAPEEIGEHIGVGGLSQNVATHRFEASVPGYDGWEWNAVIACATGSTWVTVNEVALMPAAGALEAPDWVPYSERLRPGDLGPGDILEPAPDDNRITADSFSRHAIVFPGRETKHYLTEQGLSEAEKRWRTGEFGPNSEFAEKATLHCRTCAFYVPMGEPIGENFGVCTNEYSADGRVVASSYGCGAHADTTVDLI
- a CDS encoding helicase-associated domain-containing protein — translated: MTDFANALAQLTPDSLRRLIAARPDAFFPPPPSLASLATRLTQSASTARALRTLNAAELAALQSLVDAGAELTPATPAEDITALTDAALIYPAGNEGDVRVAPGAVAPLPPAWRVADRIPADLDAKLAALDERQRKVLESLAAGGGIGVSKAAAPDADPTTPAARLLASGLIDRYNEHSVRLPEPVLLALRGRTPREHPLTPPPTQEVDQAKVDADATAAGLEAVRQMRQLLTFLMRSPVALNKDGSVGVRALAALEKALGFDTRLLITVGHAAGLLGCGPVDEQDCLAATKDALSWCDATIADQWAILLAGWLASPWRLDTAKLLHSESREPDLRRAKEMVVRHSGDPQQLLFYAPLDAAGLRPERVTALCGEARTFGALAPTPSTPLRALLEREDVAAATRELVPAEIDAVIAQADLTILAPGPLPPAMAAVLESFAELESPGLASVWRVSDASVRRAFDAGRTAEELKTWLEAHTLGEVPQSLSFLLDDVARTHGAIRAGHAMSYLRSADPALIATAAQHTPLRVLAPTVAVSDLPLPKLLRALREAGLQPAAEDADGATLDIAPEPALVRPTPAALPKTQRVGEELTEQLVARLLAHENGAPHAAAAQSPTETLQAAARARRHVRVTYFDSAGEKQTLTALPLSVRAGRADLLNESTDAVVRLPIPRVAEVELA
- a CDS encoding resuscitation-promoting factor Rpf1 domain-containing protein, coding for MGRHSKQTTSPAKKALAGTAAAAALTGVGALAPHASAAPDSDWDRLAGCEAGGDWHINTGNGYYGGLQFNYGTWQAYGGGEFAPTADQATREQQIIVAERTLAQQGWGAWPACSASLGLNSAPTNRDAQAAQAAPAPAPAPAPAAAEAAAPAAQQDTTLAVDQLYKQIVANLNNAGIGVPAQVHTTYAANRHDYNAFYKANQPLIDAVLNGNVNGIIAQVQAQALR
- a CDS encoding TrmH family RNA methyltransferase, giving the protein MRTRIEDPQDPRLDDIRDLKHSDKEKGLVFAEGPLVAGRLVESRFPVRAVYGFGGRLESFLEEYGEELTRRGVPVYEITRQLMGEVAGYDMHRGLLASADKAPERSVAEVIDGASTLVILEGVGDHENIGSIFRNAAGMGVDGVLFGAATADPLYRRSVRVSMGHVLRTPFAHLDGTTTTWQRSLNELKDAGWWLVSLTPADDAVLLHEAVAGHDKIAFLVGGEGPGLTRHAMAATHVRAKIPMAPGTDSLNVATSAAIAFYEAQR
- a CDS encoding DUF6928 family protein, with the protein product MSYPAIVTMWFVSTPDPAGVLNSEPKADRGFGRKLLAQINPAWPITPIGEFPLNRSSTPGADEFYIAGYPGVAVVQTFVENMDKISEVTEYLREALPASDTYVFAHGTDSDFAGFAHYSGTTVRRALTATREVVLEDIGLPDPFEAPYWAGEKAEQLGGISLPFEPADLAVAAQEAWLGVPVSPQGPDVHVVGYAIDGRPEPRIRTQKPRTKTVNEVAARFADSEKDYDDYELPDPDEGGHEFADLADASIAATKRVGRGVARRVRSLAATVREKIRHSDR
- the sepH gene encoding septation protein SepH gives rise to the protein MRVLYLMADESTEKFFVLRDSEGVSFQIARSEFAPLFSPAAEQAEDGEAAAESAPAAAVEEVEGGVEKQGPEAPAEHDDTPEYSALSKQRGLPEPDPLLTNPLTMPPREIQARIRAGATSQELADEMGVAVSRVDTYSHPVVLERMQIAEAAKQSHPVRDEGPAKLTLFEILATAFAARGHSLSDAAWDATREPGEPWVVHLRWRAGLTENEAQWTLKRSMGSPASTEARNSVAADLTDPDFVQPVRSLTAVDAHGEDDWDGSASPAREETAETDADADGAEETGGTEGTVTEGDFLRHPDGEQPQKRRRKAVTPHWEDVLLGVRTNTKRPRK
- a CDS encoding cold-shock protein — encoded protein: MPIGKVKWFDAEKGFGFASNPGEEDVFIGKSVLPDGVEELVPGQRVEFDFAAGRKGPQALRVKVLDSPKRRPVHRHKPEQLGSMLADVMTMIETQVQPALTQGRYPERKEARQVAEILRAVARELDA
- a CDS encoding glutaminyl-peptide cyclotransferase, which encodes MHQFSFPVSVTGVLTACALALGGCASVEPGASAGGVEKLRAVVQERYPFDSASFTQGLEVAADGTLLVGTGQEGQSRIYRRTLENADAELASVDLDPEFFGEGITQVGDSVWQLTWQDGVALRRDANTLEETDRATYDGEGWGLCARQDELIFSDGSAELRRLDPETFAERERFTVTANGAPVAGLNELECVGDAVYANVFTTTDIVRIDATTGEVTALIDASALPNNAEDDPNNVLNGIAHLSDTEEFLFTGKRWPDMYRVTFEPAE